The following are encoded together in the Serratia odorifera genome:
- a CDS encoding YebY family protein, producing the protein MKRALLGIMLLSSVTGALASEGLENVTKLEFGKQWAFTKEEVTLQCRKGGALFVLNNSTLMQYPLNDVAEAQVKSGQQRAQPLEVILLDDAANPGHKMSVAPFRARAETLCAR; encoded by the coding sequence ATGAAACGTGCATTACTTGGCATCATGCTGCTGAGCAGCGTTACAGGCGCGCTGGCGTCGGAAGGGCTGGAAAACGTCACCAAGCTGGAGTTCGGCAAACAGTGGGCGTTTACCAAAGAAGAGGTGACATTGCAGTGCCGCAAGGGCGGGGCGCTGTTTGTACTCAACAACAGCACCTTGATGCAGTATCCACTCAACGATGTGGCAGAGGCGCAGGTGAAATCAGGCCAGCAACGCGCACAGCCGCTGGAGGTGATATTGCTGGATGACGCCGCCAACCCTGGTCACAAGATGAGCGTCGCGCCTTTCCGTGCTCGCGCTGAAACGCTTTGCGCCCGTTGA